A single window of Flavobacterium sp. 140616W15 DNA harbors:
- a CDS encoding WG repeat-containing protein — protein sequence MKKTLIFLLLCSIQFVNSQELALIKKNGKYGYLTKEGTFRIEPQYKNAKSFFDGLAAVEENGKWGFIDTKGAWAIPATFDNVKDFNSGISIVYKDKKWVYINTKGEVQIAPPTDKLYDFGDGVAFIKQGNKIGLINSKMAIVLEPKYDVIKPFENGFARVQNNKNWGIINTDGKEIIEPAYSEIGNYYRNTAWAKKDKVLGLVTAGKFIPVEGADRIWDFETQDLTYARKDGKVGFIDLKGNWAILPIYDKAKAFSKNLAPVCIGFKWGYINPKAEFIIPPTYSDAEVFSTNGLAPVKEKNWGFINETGKLVIPTQYGITANAFIVALFTQQDKGFINGLARVKNEGKWGFLKPDGTVLGNQWFENAELFSQTKEKNTTSEIATDKQKTETKPTAKPITKPTTKSVNKKKR from the coding sequence ATGAAAAAAACACTTATTTTTTTATTACTATGCAGTATTCAATTTGTTAATAGTCAAGAACTGGCATTAATTAAAAAAAACGGAAAATATGGATATCTTACCAAAGAAGGAACCTTCCGTATTGAACCTCAATATAAAAATGCTAAAAGCTTTTTTGATGGTTTAGCTGCTGTAGAAGAAAATGGAAAGTGGGGATTTATTGATACTAAAGGGGCTTGGGCAATCCCTGCAACTTTTGATAATGTAAAAGATTTCAATAGTGGTATATCTATTGTATATAAAGATAAAAAATGGGTTTACATCAATACCAAAGGAGAAGTTCAAATCGCACCTCCTACAGACAAGTTATATGATTTTGGAGATGGTGTCGCTTTTATAAAGCAAGGAAACAAGATCGGATTAATCAATTCGAAAATGGCAATTGTTTTAGAACCAAAATATGATGTTATCAAACCATTTGAAAACGGTTTTGCAAGAGTTCAAAACAATAAAAATTGGGGAATCATAAATACTGATGGAAAAGAAATCATAGAACCTGCATATTCAGAAATAGGTAATTATTACAGAAACACAGCCTGGGCCAAAAAAGACAAAGTTTTAGGATTAGTAACTGCTGGAAAATTTATTCCTGTAGAAGGCGCTGATAGAATTTGGGATTTTGAAACTCAAGATTTAACATATGCCAGAAAAGATGGAAAAGTTGGATTCATTGACTTAAAAGGGAACTGGGCAATTCTTCCTATATACGATAAGGCTAAAGCTTTTTCTAAAAATTTAGCTCCAGTTTGTATCGGATTTAAATGGGGCTACATTAACCCTAAAGCAGAATTTATTATTCCGCCAACGTATAGCGATGCAGAAGTTTTTAGTACAAACGGATTAGCCCCTGTGAAAGAAAAGAACTGGGGGTTTATTAATGAAACAGGGAAATTAGTAATCCCAACTCAATACGGTATAACTGCAAACGCATTCATCGTTGCTTTATTTACTCAACAAGACAAAGGATTCATAAATGGCTTAGCTAGAGTGAAAAATGAAGGCAAATGGGGATTTCTAAAACCTGACGGAACTGTATTAGGCAATCAATGGTTCGAGAACGCCGAATTGTTTTCGCAGACAAAAGAAAAAAATACGACAAGCGAAATCGCTACTGATAAGCAGAAAACAGAAACTAAACCAACTGCAAAACCAATAACAAAACCGACAACAAAGTCAGTAAATAAAAAAAAGCGATAA
- the hutH gene encoding histidine ammonia-lyase yields the protein MNTIGEYLSLKEFESIIFSNAKIDISKIVLDRVNESFDFLKEFSKNKIIYGVNTGFGPMAQYRIKDEDQIQLQYNLIRSHSSGTGKPLNPLFVKAAILARLNTLSLGNSGVHPSVIHLMKEFINRDITPLIFEHGGVGASGDLVQLSHLALTLIGEGEVFYKGERKTTKEVFEIENLSPIQVEIREGLALINGTSVMTGIGVVNVHHANKLLDWSLKFSCTINELVQAYDDHFSEELNQTKRHKGQREVAARMRQNLSDSTLIRKREDHLYTGENTQEIFKEKVQEYYSLRCVPQILGPILETINNVSSILEDEFNSANDNPIIDVKNKHVYHGGNFHGDYISLEMDKLKIVVTKLTMLAERQLNYLLNSKINEILPPFVNLGTLGFNFGMQGVQFTATSTTAESQMLSNPMYVHSIPNNNDNQDIVSMGTNAAVITAKVIENSFEVLAIELITIVQAIDYLEQKDQISSASKKIYDDIRAIIPKFKEDQVMYPFVQKVKDYLINN from the coding sequence ATGAATACAATTGGCGAATATTTAAGTTTAAAAGAATTTGAATCTATAATCTTTAGTAATGCTAAAATTGACATCAGTAAAATTGTCTTAGACCGCGTAAATGAAAGCTTTGACTTCTTGAAAGAGTTCTCGAAAAATAAAATTATTTATGGCGTAAATACTGGTTTTGGACCAATGGCACAATATCGTATCAAAGACGAGGACCAAATTCAACTACAATATAATCTAATAAGAAGCCACTCTTCAGGAACTGGCAAACCTTTAAATCCTCTTTTTGTAAAAGCAGCAATTCTAGCACGATTAAATACACTTTCTTTAGGGAATTCTGGCGTACATCCGTCGGTAATTCATTTAATGAAAGAATTTATAAATAGAGATATTACTCCGTTAATTTTTGAACATGGAGGAGTTGGAGCAAGTGGCGATTTAGTTCAACTATCTCATTTGGCGCTAACCCTAATTGGTGAAGGAGAAGTTTTTTACAAAGGCGAAAGAAAAACTACAAAAGAGGTTTTCGAAATTGAAAATCTATCGCCAATTCAAGTAGAAATAAGAGAAGGTCTTGCTCTTATAAACGGAACCTCAGTAATGACTGGAATAGGGGTTGTAAATGTACATCATGCCAACAAATTACTAGATTGGTCTTTGAAATTCTCCTGCACAATAAATGAACTTGTACAAGCTTATGATGATCATTTTTCAGAAGAATTAAATCAAACAAAACGTCACAAAGGACAACGAGAAGTAGCTGCAAGAATGAGACAAAATCTCTCAGACAGCACTTTAATTCGCAAAAGAGAAGATCATTTATATACAGGTGAAAACACCCAAGAAATATTTAAAGAAAAAGTACAGGAATATTACTCTTTAAGATGTGTACCGCAAATTCTAGGTCCAATCTTGGAGACCATCAACAATGTAAGTTCAATTCTAGAAGACGAATTTAACTCGGCAAATGACAATCCCATTATAGATGTAAAAAATAAGCATGTATATCATGGCGGTAATTTTCATGGTGATTATATTTCACTAGAAATGGACAAACTAAAAATTGTAGTAACTAAGCTTACTATGCTTGCTGAACGCCAATTGAATTATTTATTAAATTCAAAAATTAATGAAATCCTTCCTCCATTTGTTAATCTTGGAACTTTAGGATTTAATTTTGGAATGCAGGGAGTTCAGTTTACAGCAACCTCAACGACAGCTGAAAGCCAAATGTTGTCTAACCCAATGTATGTACACAGTATCCCAAACAATAACGACAATCAAGATATTGTAAGCATGGGAACAAATGCTGCCGTAATTACTGCCAAAGTGATCGAAAACTCTTTTGAAGTTTTAGCAATTGAACTGATTACCATTGTTCAAGCAATTGATTACTTAGAACAAAAAGATCAAATTTCGTCTGCTTCTAAAAAAATATATGACGATATTAGAGCAATTATTCCTAAATTTAAAGAAGATCAGGTTATGTATCCTTTTGTTCAAAAAGTAAAAGACTACCTCATAAATAATTAA
- a CDS encoding NAD(P)/FAD-dependent oxidoreductase, translated as MLKEFVDVLVIGAGPSGCVSAAYLHKNNCKIKVVEKTKFPRIVVGESLIPRVMDHFAEAELFDSLNAMNFEKKLGARFIRGNEICVFDFSDKFSEGWDWTWQVPRADFDNTMAQELIRKGIDLEFESEVIEVSFEGSNSKTIVKDKDGNLKEIHAKFIIDSSGYGRVLPRLLDLDKPSALDPHSSIFTHVKDSNRPEGEEGTLISFDVLETEVWLWVIPFSNGNTSLGVVGPTDFINSLSENKNNSEALKNAIQLSDYYIKRFGGTEFLFEPIKLENYSRSVKKMYGDGFALTGNSTEFLDPVFSSGVAFATESGMLAAKLYLKQSQGIVVDWETEFTDYMKRGINVFTTYVKEWYTGNLQTLFFHQPENPDVKRKICAVLAGYVWDEENPFVKKHDNVIKNMAYLLNMGMQEIRKP; from the coding sequence ATGTTAAAGGAGTTTGTTGATGTTTTAGTAATAGGTGCGGGGCCATCTGGATGTGTATCGGCTGCTTATTTGCATAAAAATAATTGCAAAATAAAGGTCGTTGAAAAGACAAAATTTCCTAGAATTGTTGTTGGTGAGAGTTTGATACCAAGAGTTATGGACCACTTTGCTGAGGCTGAATTATTCGATAGTCTAAATGCTATGAATTTTGAGAAGAAGCTAGGTGCACGATTTATTAGAGGAAATGAAATTTGTGTTTTTGATTTTTCTGATAAATTTTCTGAAGGCTGGGATTGGACCTGGCAAGTGCCCAGAGCTGATTTTGACAATACAATGGCTCAGGAATTAATACGAAAAGGAATTGATCTAGAATTTGAGTCAGAAGTGATTGAAGTTTCTTTTGAAGGAAGTAATTCAAAAACAATTGTAAAGGATAAGGATGGAAATTTAAAAGAGATTCATGCCAAATTTATTATAGATTCGAGTGGTTATGGTAGAGTTTTACCTAGACTTTTAGATTTAGACAAGCCATCAGCATTAGATCCGCATTCTTCTATTTTTACACATGTAAAAGATAGTAACAGACCAGAAGGAGAAGAAGGGACATTAATTTCATTTGATGTTCTTGAAACCGAAGTTTGGTTATGGGTAATTCCTTTTTCTAACGGAAACACAAGTTTAGGAGTTGTTGGGCCTACAGATTTTATTAATTCACTTTCTGAAAATAAAAATAATAGTGAAGCTTTAAAAAATGCGATTCAACTTTCGGATTATTATATTAAAAGATTTGGAGGAACCGAGTTTTTGTTTGAACCTATAAAGTTAGAAAATTATTCACGTTCAGTAAAGAAAATGTATGGAGACGGATTTGCATTAACTGGGAATAGTACTGAATTTTTGGATCCAGTATTTTCATCGGGAGTTGCTTTTGCAACAGAATCGGGTATGCTTGCTGCAAAACTGTATTTGAAACAATCGCAAGGTATTGTTGTAGATTGGGAAACAGAATTTACCGATTATATGAAGCGTGGAATTAATGTTTTTACAACTTATGTAAAAGAATGGTATACGGGAAATTTACAAACTTTATTTTTTCATCAACCAGAGAATCCAGATGTGAAACGAAAAATTTGTGCCGTTCTTGCTGGATATGTTTGGGATGAAGAAAATCCATTTGTTAAAAAACATGATAATGTAATTAAAAACATGGCTTACCTTTTAAATATGGGAATGCAAGAAATAAGAAAACCCTAG
- a CDS encoding sodium/sugar symporter: MNQNLAIADYIVFIIYFVVVSTYGYTIYRKRKKDERDAKAYFLAEGNLTWWAIGASLIASNISAEQFIGMSGEGFFLGIAVAAYEWVAAITLIIVAVWFIPVYLKNKIYTMPQFLKTRYNESTALIMAVFWLFLYVFVNLTSILYLGAVAINGLAGGEYLHVIMVGLALFALIISLGGMKVVAYTDVIQVAVLIIGGLVTSYIALTTVGHYFGVGQNAIAGFKVLMQEAPEHFKMIIPKPTATSSQLEIDKYLTFPGLLSYVAGIWIINLNYWGCNQYITQRALGADLQTARTGILFAGFLKLLMPVIVMLPGIAAYVLYQNGHLPQLVGGKDGAYSAVLTFLPTGLKGLSVAALTAAIVASLAGKVNSISTIYTLDIHKKYIQKEAGEKQQVNIGRIAVFAAMLLAVLFTWNDILGIGGVGGFTYIQKYTGFISPGVFAMFILGMFWKRTTGTAAIVGVILGFVLSVLFNEYAPMIFGNDTLLYTAYPNGKGAYEIPFHICMGLSFFFTTLAMILVSFAGPKVNPKAFELDTTMFKLKPQTTVLIVITLLIIASLYVKFW, translated from the coding sequence ATGAACCAAAACCTTGCCATTGCCGATTATATCGTTTTTATCATCTACTTTGTTGTAGTATCAACATATGGTTACACTATATATCGAAAACGCAAAAAGGATGAAAGAGATGCCAAAGCTTATTTTCTTGCTGAAGGTAATTTAACTTGGTGGGCAATTGGCGCTTCATTAATCGCTTCTAATATTTCGGCAGAACAATTTATCGGGATGAGTGGTGAAGGTTTCTTTTTAGGAATTGCTGTTGCCGCTTATGAATGGGTTGCCGCTATAACTTTAATAATTGTTGCCGTATGGTTTATTCCTGTTTATCTTAAAAACAAGATATACACTATGCCTCAATTTTTAAAGACACGTTATAATGAATCAACAGCTTTGATTATGGCCGTTTTTTGGCTGTTCTTGTATGTTTTTGTAAACCTAACTTCTATTTTATACTTAGGAGCTGTTGCAATTAATGGATTGGCTGGAGGTGAATATCTTCATGTTATTATGGTGGGATTGGCTCTTTTTGCTTTAATCATTTCGTTGGGAGGAATGAAAGTTGTTGCTTATACCGATGTTATTCAAGTAGCCGTATTAATCATAGGTGGATTAGTAACTTCTTATATCGCTTTAACGACTGTAGGGCATTATTTTGGTGTGGGACAAAATGCAATTGCAGGTTTTAAAGTTTTGATGCAAGAAGCTCCGGAGCATTTTAAAATGATTATCCCAAAACCAACCGCAACTTCATCTCAACTAGAAATAGATAAATACTTAACTTTTCCTGGTTTATTATCTTACGTTGCTGGTATCTGGATTATCAATCTTAATTATTGGGGATGCAACCAATACATTACTCAAAGAGCACTTGGTGCCGACTTACAAACTGCACGCACTGGTATTTTATTTGCTGGTTTCTTAAAGTTATTAATGCCTGTGATTGTTATGCTACCAGGTATTGCAGCTTATGTTTTATATCAAAATGGTCATTTACCTCAACTTGTTGGAGGAAAAGATGGCGCTTACTCTGCTGTATTAACTTTTTTACCAACTGGATTAAAAGGACTTTCGGTCGCTGCCTTAACTGCAGCAATCGTAGCCTCATTAGCGGGTAAAGTAAATAGTATCTCTACTATTTACACACTAGACATTCATAAAAAATACATCCAAAAAGAAGCTGGTGAAAAACAACAAGTAAATATTGGTCGAATTGCTGTTTTTGCCGCAATGCTTCTGGCTGTTTTATTTACTTGGAATGATATTCTAGGAATTGGTGGTGTTGGTGGATTTACATACATCCAAAAATATACTGGCTTTATAAGCCCCGGAGTTTTTGCTATGTTTATTCTTGGTATGTTCTGGAAAAGAACTACTGGAACTGCAGCTATTGTAGGTGTGATTTTAGGATTCGTATTGTCTGTTTTATTTAATGAATATGCCCCAATGATTTTTGGGAATGATACTTTATTATACACTGCTTATCCAAACGGGAAAGGAGCATATGAAATTCCGTTCCATATTTGCATGGGATTGTCTTTCTTCTTTACTACACTGGCTATGATTCTTGTAAGTTTTGCAGGTCCAAAAGTAAATCCGAAGGCTTTTGAATTAGACACCACAATGTTTAAATTAAAACCACAAACCACCGTATTGATTGTAATAACTTTATTGATAATTGCCTCTTTATATGTTAAGTTCTGGTAA
- a CDS encoding aldose epimerase family protein encodes MKIKHKSHYTDLNTKEFFGILPDNNAIHSYKLTNRNGMQATIIDYGATVTSLMIPLENGDLIDVVLGFDNLEKYLKSYSLTDSPYFGATIGRYAGRINNGIFTLNDKTYLLNKNNNNHSIHGGIVGFSEKKWEIKNVTDGENPSITMSLLSPANEENYPGDLSVSLTYTLSEDNELQLEYNATTTADTIINLTNHSYFNLNGHDSSVTDQEIIVNSDKILETTSENIPTGNVLDLLGHPFDFRTPSNCPSTIDDSFVIETKNDIAAALYSPTNGLRMTVYTNQPSVHVFVGGNCSNKIRGKEDAIYHSLSGICFEAQNFPDAPNQNKFPNSVLRKEDKYYHKTIYKFQSI; translated from the coding sequence ATGAAAATAAAACACAAATCACATTATACAGACCTAAACACAAAAGAATTCTTTGGTATTTTGCCGGACAACAATGCTATTCATTCTTATAAATTGACCAATAGAAACGGTATGCAAGCCACTATTATCGACTATGGCGCGACTGTTACATCTTTGATGATCCCTCTTGAAAATGGAGACCTTATAGATGTAGTCTTGGGTTTTGATAATTTAGAAAAATATTTAAAATCATATTCGCTCACGGACTCCCCTTATTTTGGCGCTACAATAGGCCGTTATGCTGGCAGAATAAATAACGGAATTTTTACCTTAAACGACAAAACATATCTTTTAAACAAGAACAATAATAATCATTCTATTCATGGTGGAATTGTTGGTTTTTCTGAGAAAAAATGGGAGATCAAAAATGTTACTGATGGCGAAAATCCATCAATAACAATGTCTCTTTTAAGCCCAGCCAATGAAGAAAATTACCCTGGAGATTTGTCTGTAAGTTTAACATATACGTTATCTGAAGACAACGAGTTACAGCTAGAATATAATGCTACCACAACAGCAGATACAATTATAAATTTAACAAATCATAGTTATTTTAATCTTAATGGGCATGATTCGAGTGTAACTGATCAAGAAATAATTGTAAATTCAGACAAGATATTAGAAACAACATCGGAAAACATCCCAACAGGAAATGTATTAGATCTTTTAGGCCATCCGTTTGATTTTAGAACTCCTTCAAACTGTCCCTCTACCATTGATGATTCGTTTGTTATAGAAACCAAAAATGATATCGCTGCTGCTCTTTATAGTCCGACAAACGGATTGCGCATGACGGTATATACCAATCAACCAAGTGTTCATGTATTTGTAGGTGGTAACTGTTCGAATAAAATCAGAGGAAAAGAAGACGCTATTTACCACTCTTTAAGTGGCATTTGTTTTGAAGCTCAAAATTTTCCTGATGCCCCAAATCAGAATAAATTCCCCAATTCAGTACTTAGAAAAGAAGACAAATACTACCATAAAACGATTTACAAATTTCAATCTATCTAA
- a CDS encoding GntR family transcriptional regulator has protein sequence MNIISIQNNLGIPKYKQIIASIENSINKKNLKKGDRLPSVNKVCLAYTLSRDTVLQAYDELKKRGIIYAIPGKGYYIKSVEITIKERIFLLFDELNNFKEDIYISFLRSIGEEVQVDIFFYYFNTKVFKKLINDNNGAYTKYIIMPTDLADAASCINTLPVNEVYILDQTNEALKAYPSVCQNFPKDIYDALVKGKPKLDKYKKLIMIFPGFREPLGMKVGFLNFCNDFSFENEVITEFREREVKVGEVYIIPNDRDLVRVIEKSKRQDLKLGVDFGIISYNETPLKKVVENGITTISTNFEEMGKIMAKMVLSGKNKTSRTNPL, from the coding sequence ATGAATATAATTTCTATCCAAAATAATCTAGGTATTCCAAAATACAAACAAATTATAGCTTCGATTGAGAATAGTATAAACAAGAAAAATCTAAAAAAAGGAGATAGGTTGCCATCGGTAAATAAAGTATGTTTGGCCTATACTTTATCAAGAGATACTGTCTTGCAGGCTTATGATGAACTAAAAAAGAGAGGTATTATTTATGCCATACCAGGAAAGGGATATTATATTAAAAGTGTTGAAATCACGATTAAAGAGAGAATTTTTCTTCTTTTTGATGAACTCAATAATTTTAAAGAAGACATTTACATTTCCTTCTTGAGGAGCATAGGCGAAGAGGTACAAGTCGATATCTTTTTTTATTATTTTAATACAAAGGTTTTTAAGAAATTGATAAATGACAATAATGGAGCGTACACAAAATATATAATCATGCCAACCGATTTAGCTGATGCCGCTTCATGCATAAATACCCTACCAGTAAATGAAGTTTATATTTTGGATCAGACTAATGAAGCTTTAAAAGCATATCCATCTGTTTGTCAAAATTTTCCAAAAGATATTTACGATGCGTTAGTAAAAGGAAAACCTAAATTAGATAAATACAAAAAGCTTATTATGATTTTCCCTGGTTTTAGAGAGCCACTTGGAATGAAAGTAGGTTTCTTGAATTTTTGTAATGATTTTTCATTTGAAAATGAAGTGATCACTGAGTTTAGAGAAAGGGAGGTTAAGGTAGGAGAGGTATATATAATTCCAAACGATAGAGATCTAGTTCGGGTTATAGAAAAATCTAAACGTCAAGATTTAAAGCTGGGTGTTGATTTTGGAATTATCTCCTATAACGAAACTCCATTAAAAAAAGTAGTAGAAAATGGAATAACGACTATTTCAACAAATTTTGAGGAAATGGGGAAAATAATGGCAAAGATGGTTTTATCAGGAAAAAACAAAACATCGAGAACAAATCCTCTTTGA
- a CDS encoding OsmC family protein yields the protein MGFKHLFKAEVKWGPNENEEKRNPKDHEIIIEGKPVLSVSAAKAFKGNPKLYNPEDMLLSSLVSCHMMSYFYVCSQNEVEVLAYSDKAEATLEVDFDGSGRFTEVRLNPKVTIANPDKIELALELHKKANQLCFIANSCNFPILHNATCEVV from the coding sequence ATGGGATTTAAGCATTTATTCAAAGCAGAGGTTAAATGGGGGCCTAATGAAAATGAGGAGAAACGAAATCCTAAGGATCATGAGATTATAATTGAAGGCAAACCTGTTTTAAGCGTTTCTGCCGCAAAAGCTTTTAAAGGTAATCCAAAGTTATATAATCCAGAAGATATGCTATTGAGCAGCTTGGTTTCGTGTCATATGATGTCTTACTTCTATGTTTGTAGTCAAAATGAGGTTGAGGTACTTGCTTATTCAGATAAAGCAGAGGCGACACTAGAAGTCGATTTTGATGGAAGCGGACGTTTTACCGAAGTTCGATTGAATCCAAAAGTTACGATTGCAAATCCTGATAAAATTGAACTTGCATTAGAGTTACATAAAAAAGCAAACCAATTATGTTTTATAGCCAATTCATGCAATTTTCCAATTTTGCATAATGCAACTTGCGAAGTGGTTTAA
- the pyk gene encoding pyruvate kinase, translating into MLTNKKTKIVATLGPACGTREIIKDMIEAGVNVFRVNFSHADYEGVKEKINIIRGLNEEFGYTTAILGDLQGPKLRVGVMEEGVVVNDGDVITFTTAEDIIGTAKKVFMKYQNFPNDVNPGERILLDDGKLIFEILTTDKKSEVTAVVIQGGELKSKKGVNLPNTKISLPALTEKDIADAIFAIEQKVDWIALSFVKTPRDLQDLQELIAKHSDVKIPIVAKIEMPEALENMDKIVAYCDALMVARGDLGVELPAHEVPLVQKELIRRAKTARIPVIVATQMMETMITSLTPTRAEVNDVANSVMDGADAVMLSGETAAGNYPVQVIQKMTQIIEAVEDSPLIHVPQNTPQIKTNRFITKTICQQAAIMANVIKAKAICTLTNSGYTAFQISAWRPSAHILVFTSNKRILTQLSLLWGVKSYYYDKDVSTDDTVTDVNQIVKDKGYVVKGDYLINLAAMPIKDKGMVNTVRVSEID; encoded by the coding sequence ATGCTTACAAACAAAAAAACCAAAATTGTAGCCACACTTGGCCCTGCATGTGGTACTAGAGAGATCATAAAAGACATGATCGAAGCAGGTGTGAACGTATTTAGAGTTAATTTTTCGCATGCAGATTACGAAGGTGTAAAAGAGAAAATCAATATCATTAGAGGACTTAACGAAGAGTTTGGCTATACCACAGCTATCCTTGGAGATTTACAAGGTCCTAAACTTCGAGTAGGAGTAATGGAAGAAGGTGTTGTAGTAAACGATGGTGATGTAATCACTTTTACTACTGCTGAAGACATTATTGGTACTGCCAAAAAAGTTTTCATGAAGTACCAAAACTTTCCAAATGATGTAAATCCTGGAGAGCGTATTTTACTTGACGACGGAAAACTTATCTTTGAAATCCTTACAACAGATAAAAAATCTGAGGTTACTGCTGTAGTTATTCAAGGTGGTGAACTAAAATCTAAAAAAGGAGTTAATCTTCCTAATACAAAAATATCTTTACCTGCATTGACTGAGAAAGATATCGCTGATGCAATTTTTGCTATTGAACAAAAAGTAGATTGGATCGCTCTTTCATTTGTAAAAACACCACGTGATTTACAAGACTTACAAGAGTTGATTGCAAAACACTCGGATGTTAAAATTCCAATCGTTGCTAAAATCGAAATGCCTGAAGCATTAGAGAACATGGATAAAATTGTTGCTTATTGCGACGCTTTAATGGTTGCTCGTGGAGATTTAGGAGTTGAACTTCCTGCTCACGAAGTACCTTTAGTTCAAAAAGAATTAATCCGTAGAGCAAAAACAGCTCGTATTCCTGTAATTGTGGCAACACAAATGATGGAAACAATGATCACTAGCTTAACACCTACTCGTGCTGAAGTAAATGACGTTGCTAACTCTGTTATGGATGGTGCTGATGCTGTAATGCTTTCTGGCGAAACTGCTGCAGGAAATTACCCTGTTCAGGTTATCCAAAAAATGACACAAATTATCGAAGCTGTTGAAGACTCTCCGCTAATTCATGTTCCACAAAATACTCCACAAATTAAAACAAATCGTTTTATTACTAAAACAATTTGTCAGCAAGCAGCTATTATGGCTAACGTCATAAAAGCAAAAGCAATTTGTACACTTACAAACAGTGGATATACTGCTTTCCAAATTTCGGCTTGGAGACCATCTGCTCATATTCTAGTATTTACTTCTAACAAAAGAATCTTAACTCAATTAAGTCTTTTATGGGGAGTTAAATCTTATTACTATGACAAAGATGTAAGTACAGATGATACTGTGACTGATGTTAATCAAATCGTAAAAGATAAAGGATATGTTGTAAAAGGAGATTACTTAATCAACTTAGCAGCAATGCCTATTAAAGACAAAGGAATGGTTAACACCGTGAGAGTTTCTGAAATAGACTAA
- the rnc gene encoding ribonuclease III — MSIFKKIFSKSRSQEDGIFFDSIQKILGFPPISIQFYKKAFTHRSSNRLDENGHPINYERLEFLGDAMLSAVIAAHLFNKAPAGDEGYLTKMRSKIVSREHLNDLGKDLNLVQFIESKVPLQHFGENIHGNIFESLIGAIYLDRGYAYCEKFIQNSVISPYVDITRLEGKVISYKSLVIEWCQKEKKIFHYDIFEDNGIGGERLFGVKLSIDDKVVARARATSKKKAEEKASQRAYFAFQEKMDKK; from the coding sequence ATGAGTATTTTCAAAAAAATATTTTCAAAATCCCGTTCTCAAGAAGACGGGATTTTTTTTGATTCTATTCAAAAAATACTTGGGTTTCCGCCTATTTCGATTCAGTTTTATAAGAAAGCCTTTACACATCGTTCTTCTAATAGACTGGATGAAAATGGACATCCCATTAACTATGAACGTCTAGAATTTCTAGGAGACGCAATGTTAAGTGCTGTTATTGCTGCACATTTATTCAATAAAGCTCCTGCTGGAGACGAAGGTTACTTAACCAAAATGCGTTCTAAAATCGTAAGTAGAGAGCATTTAAATGACCTTGGGAAAGATTTAAACCTTGTTCAGTTTATCGAAAGTAAAGTACCACTGCAACATTTTGGAGAAAACATTCATGGTAATATCTTCGAATCACTTATCGGAGCTATTTACTTAGACAGAGGCTATGCGTATTGTGAAAAGTTCATTCAAAATAGCGTAATTAGTCCTTATGTTGACATTACTCGACTTGAAGGTAAGGTAATAAGTTACAAAAGCTTGGTTATCGAATGGTGCCAGAAAGAAAAAAAGATATTTCATTACGATATTTTTGAAGATAATGGCATTGGTGGCGAACGCCTATTTGGTGTTAAATTAAGCATTGATGATAAAGTAGTCGCAAGAGCGCGAGCCACTTCCAAAAAGAAGGCAGAAGAAAAGGCATCGCAACGTGCTTATTTTGCTTTTCAAGAAAAAATGGACAAAAAATAA